The Pseudomonas moraviensis genome contains the following window.
CATCGGCGACCAGCCCTTCGACCACCGCCAGTTGCTGCGCGGTGGCCATCGGGCCCATCTCGCTATGGTCTTCCTGCGGGTTGCCGATGCGGATGCGCTGGGCGCGTTCGACCAGACGATTGACGAATTCGTCGTAGATTTCGTCCTGCACCAGCAAACGCGAACCGGACACGCAGCTCTGCCCGGACGCCGCGTAAATCCCGGCAATCGCGCCGTTGATCGCACTGTCGAGATCGGCGTCGGCAAAAATGATATTCGGCGACTTGCCGCCCAGTTCCAGCGACAGCTTGGCGAAGTTTTCGGCGCTGCTGCGCACCACATGCCGTGCCGTGGCCGCGCCGCCCGTGAAGGCAATCTTGCGGATCAGCGGATGGCGGGTGAGGGCGGCGCCGGTGCTCGGGCCGTAACCGGTGACGACGTTGACCACGCCCGGCGGAATCCCGGCTTCGAGGGCCAGACGCGCCAGCTCGAGAATGGTTGCCGAGGCGTGTTCGGACGGCTTGATCACAATGGTGTTGCCGGCGGCGAGGGCCGGGGCCAGTTTGATCGCGGTCAGGTACAGCGGGCTGTTCCACGGAATGATCGCGGCGACCACACCCATGGCTTCGTGCACGGTGTAGGCAAACAGGTCAGGCTTGTCCAACGGCAGGGTGCCGCCCTCAAGCTTGTCGGCCAGGCCTGCGGTGTAGTGGAAAAACTCCGGCAGGTAGCTGACCTGGCCACGGGTTTCGCGGATCAGCTTGCCGTTGTCGCGGCTTTCCAGCTGCGCCAGGTGTTCCTTGTTTTCCGCGATCAGGTCGCCGAGGCGACGCAGCAACTTGCCCCGCGCGGTGGCAGTGAGGCCACGCCACGCCGGGCTGTCGAAAGCGGTCTGCGCCGCTTGCACGGCGCGTTCGACGTCCGCTTCATCGGCGTCGGGCAGTTCCGCCCAGGCCTGCGCGGAGGCCGGGTTGAGGCTTTCGAAGGTCTTGCCGGAGAGGGCGTCGACCCAGTCTCCGCCGATGCACATCTGGAAGCGTGCGAGTGTCATGCAACGATCCCCTTTATATGGTTTTGTCGGGCGTGTGCGAATTGAAGGAATTCCAGCAGCATCTGATTGACCAGACGCGGCGACTCTACCGGCATCATATGCCGTTGCTCGGGCAGCACGGCAACCTTCGCGCCGGGGATGCGTCGGGCCAGTTGCTCGGCCATTTCCGGGGTCGAGCCGGGGTCGAGTTCGCCGGTGGCGATCAGCGTCGGCGCCTGAATGCTGCTCAGGTCGTCGGCGCGGTACATGTCCTGGGTGGCGAACAATTCGTAGGTGGTCAGGTAACCCTGCGGATCGTTGTTGGCCAGTGTCTGACGCAACGCGGCGATCTGCGCCGGGTTGGCTGCCTGATATTCACGGCTGAACCAGCGTGACAGCGCGGCTTCGGCATTGGCGTCCGGGCCATGCTCGGCGGCCTGCGCCGTGCGGGCAATAACGCCGGCACGCTGTTCTTCGCTGCGGTTGAACACGCTGTTCAACACCACCAGGCTTTGCAGGCGCTCCGGGTAATGCAGGGCAAAGGCCCGCGCGACCAGGCCGCCCATGGAGAAACCGATCACCGCGGCCTGGGGCAGATTCAGGTGCTCGAGCAGCTCGAGCAGTTGATCAGCGTAACCGAGCAGGTCGGTGCCGCTGGCCGGGCGCGGGCTGGCGCCGTGGCCGAGCATGTCGTAGGCGATCACCTGATACTGGCTGGCGAGGCCGACAATCTGCCCGCCCCACATTTCTTTGTTCAGGCCCACGCCGTGGATCAAGACCACGGGCTGGCCTTGGCCGGTCGCCAGGTAACTGGTGCCAGCCGGGGTGAGTTCAGCGGTGAGCCGAATCATGGAGCGCTCCTGCAATGCCTTTCTTGTTGTGATTACTGGGCTTTTTCGGCGGCCAGTTCTTCCAGATCGATGTAGCGGTTGCCGATGCGCGGGTGCAGGCGGCCACCGTCGGCGCAACCCAGTACCACGACGATTTCGTCGGCACGCGGCGCGTCTTCGATCTGCATTTCCAGGGTGATGTAGTGCGAACGCAGGCCTTCGTCGTCCTTGTGCATCATCGGGATCTGAATCGACGTGCCCGGACCGCCGCGCTTGTTGGTGAAGCTCAGGTAGCTCTTGGCTTTCACTGCTTCGCGGTAGTGGTTGCCGAAGCGCAGGGTGTGGATCACCGCCGACGCGTGCTCGATCTCGCCGTCAGCGCCGACCACCGCCGCTTTGCCGTAGGCCTCGATCTTCTCGGCACCGCCGATGATGCCGACCAGACGCTCGACCATCATGGCGCCGAGGTCGGAGCAGTTGGCGCGGATCTGTGGCTTGAGGTCTTCGACAAAACCGTTGCCCACCCAAGGGTTCTTCATCACCACGGCAAGGCCGACCATGGTCACCGGCTTGTCAGTCGCCTTGCCGCCTTCGATGAAGGTTTCTTCGACATAGCTGACGATCTTGCGAATTTCGAAACTCATGAGCTGCTCCGTTGGGGGATTGAGAGTGTCTGTGCGTCTGATGGTATACCATAATACCGATCCTGCAAGTCCCCCTGACGAGATTTGCCTCATCACCCCGGCGAATGGTCATGTGTTCAAATTCCCAGCCCCCATGATCCCTTGTAGGAGTGAGCCTGCTCGCGATAGGGAGCTGTCAGCCAATGATTTGCTGACTGAAACACCGCCATCGCGAGCAGGCTCACTCCTACACGGGAAATCAGCGGCAATGCGGTTAACAAAAGATAACGTGGCGCCGATTGTCAGACATTTGCAAAGCCCGATAGGATGAGCCAGCTTCCGAAGGGGCTCTGGATTGCGGGTTTCAGGAGGATGCTTCTGAACTGCCAGTAGTCGAGCACCCTTGCGGCGCCCTTGAAGGCCCGATGGCCCAACAATAATAAATAGGGGAAGGTCTATGAGTCGTTGCCGCCCGCCGGCGTTACGCAACACCGCGTTGCTGGTCACAGCTCTCTCGCTGCTGGGCTTTGCCACGTTATCGGCGCCTGTGATTGCCGCCGAGGCCCCGGCTGACGTGGTCTATGCCACCGAATCGGCCAAGGCCGCAAAGAGCCTGATTCTCGATGTCGTCCACGCCGGCGCGCGCCTGGTCGCGGTCGGTGATCGCGGGCACATCGTCTATTCCGATGACCAGGGCAAGACCTGGACCCAGGCCAAGGTGCCGACCCGCCAGTTGCTTACCGCCGTGTATTTCGTCGACGACAAAAACGGCTGGGCGGTCGGCCACGACGCACAGATTCTCGCCAGCGCAGACGGCGGTCTGACCTGGACCAAGCAATTCGAAGACCTTGCACGCGAATCGCCGCTGCTCGACGTCTGGTTCAAGGACGCCAGCAGCGGCTTTGCTGTGGGAGCCTATGGCACGCTGCTGGAAACCACCGATGGCGGCAAACACTGGGAAGACGTCAGTGATCGCCTCGACAACGAAGACCAGTTCCACCTCAACGCCATCGCCTCTGTGAAAGACGCCGGGCTGTTCATCGTCGGCGAGTCCGGCAGCATGTTCCGCTCCGCCGATGACGGCCAGACCTGGGAAAAACTCGAAGGTCCGTACGAAGGTTCATTGTTCGGCGTGATCGGCACGGCCCAGCCGCAGACCCTGCTGGCTTACGGTTTGCGCGGCAACCTCTACCGTTCCACCGATTTCGGCAGTAACTGGGAGCAGGTCGAACTGAAAGCCGCACGCGGTGCGCTGGAGTTCGGACTGTCCGGCGGCACACTGCTGGAAGACGGCTCGATCGTCATCGTCGGCAACGGCGGTTCGGTGATCAGCAGCAGTGACAATGGCGAGACCTTCAGCGTGTTCAACCGCCCGGATCGCATTTCGCTGTCGTCGGTCACCGCCGCCGGCAACGGCAACCTGATTCTGACCGGGCAGGGTGGTTTGCACATCACCCAGCCAAACGGTGCCGAGACCAATAACAAGAAGGCGGGGCTATGACTTCCTTGATCACTCCTCAGCAGGAAAAGGCGACGGTTCTCGAGCGCCTGATCTTCAACAACCGCCCGGCCGTGATCCTGATCTGCCTGGTGGTGAGCATTTTCCTGTTCTGGCAGGCCACGCTGATCCGGCCGTCGACCAGTTTTGAAAAAATGATCCCGCTGCAGCATCCCTTCATCGAAAAGATGATGGAGCACCGCAACGATCTGGCGAATCTCGGCAACACGGTGCGCATTTCAGTGGAGGCCACCGACGGCGACATTTTCTCCAAGGAGTACATGGAGACCCTGCGCCAGATCAACGACGAAGTGTTCTACATTTCCGGCGTCGACCGTTCCGGGCTGAAGTCGCTGTGGAGCCCGAGCGTGCGCTGGACCGAAGTGACCGAAGAGGGTTTCGCCGGCGGTGAAGTGATTCCGCAGAGCTACAACGGCTCCCAGGACAGCCTCGACCTGCTGCGTAACAACGTGCTCAAGTCCGGTCAGGTCGGGCGTCTGGTGGCCAACGATTTCAAGTCGAGCATCGTCGACATCCCGCTGCTGGAGGCCTACCCGGACCCGCAGGATCAAGGCAAGCTGCTGGCGCTGGACTATCGCCAGTTCTCCCATGAGCTCGAAGACAAGATCCGCAACAAGTTCGAAGCGCAGAACCCCAACATCAAGATCCATATCGTCGGTTTCGCCAAGAAGGTCGGCGACCTGATCGACGGTCTGGTGATGGTGGTGCTGTTCTTCGGTGTCGCCTTCGTCATCACCCTGATTTTGCTGTTGTGGTTCACCAACTGCCTGCGCAGCACCATCGCCGTGTTGAGTACGACGCTGGTGGCGGTGGTCTGGCAACTGGGACTCATGCACTTCTTCGGCTTCGGGCTCGACCCGTATTCGATGCTGGTGCCGTTCCTGATTTTCGCCATCGGCATTTCCCACGGCGTGCAGAAAATCAACGGTATCGCCCTGCAGTCCAGCGAGGCCGATAACGCCCTGACCGCTGCACGACGCACCTTCCGCCAGCTGTTCCTGCCGGGGATGATCGCGATTCTCGCCGATGCCGTGGGCTTCATCACCCTGCTGATCATCGACATCGGCGTGATCCGTGAACTGGCCATCGGCGCGTCCATCGGCGTTGCGGTGATCGTGTTCACCAACCTGATCCTGCTGCCGGTGGCGATTTCCTATGTCGGCATCAGCAAGCGCGCGATTGCCAAGAGCAAGAAGGACGCCAACCGCGAACATCCGTTCTGGCGCCTGCTGTCGAACTTTGCCAGCCCGAAAGTCGCGCCGATCTCGGTAGCGCTGGCGCTGATCGCCTTCGGTGGCGGCCTCTGGTACAGCCAGAACCTGAAAATCGGCGACCTCGACCAGGGTGCGCCGGAACTGCGTCCGGACTCGCGCTACAACAAGGACAACAACTTCATCATCAGCAATTACTCCACCAGCTCTGACGTACTGGTGGTGATGGTCAAGACCAAGGCCGAAGGTTGTTCGCGTTATGAAGCCATGGCGCCGATCGATCAGTTGATGTGGAAGATGCAGAACACCGAGGGCGTGCAGTCGGCGATCTCGCTGGTGACTGTGTCCAAGCAGATGATCAAGGGCATGAACGAGGGCAACCTGAAATGGGAAACCCTGTCGCGCAACCCGGACGTGCTGAACAACTCGATCGCCCGCGCCGACGGCCTGTACAACAACAGTTGCTCGCTGGCACCGGTGCTGGTGTTCCTCAACGACCACAAGGCCGAAACCCTCGACCGCGCGGTGCAAGCGGTGCAGGAGTTCGCCAAGGAAAACAACAAGGACGGCCTGGAATTCATCCTCGCCGCCGGTAACGCCGGGATCGAAGCCGCCACCAACGAAGTCATCAAGCAGGCTGAGCTGACCATCCTGATTCTGGTGTACATCTGCGTCGCGGTGATGTGCATGATCACCTTCCGCTCGTGGGCGGCGACCTTGTGCATCGTCCTGCCGCTGGTGCTGACTTCAGTGCTCGGCAACGCGCTGATGGCGTTCATGGGCATCGGCGTGAAAGTCGCGACGCTGCCGGTGGTCGCGCTGGGCGTGGGGATTGGCGTGGACTACGGCATCTACATCTACAGCCGTCTGGAAAGTTTCCTGCGTGCCGGGTTGCCGTTGCAGGAAGCTTATTACCAGACACTCAAATCTACCGGTAAAGCGGTGCTGTTCACCGGTTTGTGCCTGGCGATCGGCGTGTGCACCTGGATCTTCTCGGCGATCAAGTTCCAGGCCGACATGGGCCTGATGCTGACCTTCATGCTGCTGTGGAACATGTTCGGCGCACTGTGGCTGCTGCCAGCGTTGGCGAAGTTCCTGATCAAGCCGGAGAAACTGGCGGGGCAGAAGGGCAATTCGCTGTTTGCCCATTGATCTGAAAGGCTGAAATGACAAAGCCGCAACCTTGAGGGTTGCGGCTTTTTTGTGGACGAAGATCAAGG
Protein-coding sequences here:
- a CDS encoding efflux RND transporter permease subunit; its protein translation is MTSLITPQQEKATVLERLIFNNRPAVILICLVVSIFLFWQATLIRPSTSFEKMIPLQHPFIEKMMEHRNDLANLGNTVRISVEATDGDIFSKEYMETLRQINDEVFYISGVDRSGLKSLWSPSVRWTEVTEEGFAGGEVIPQSYNGSQDSLDLLRNNVLKSGQVGRLVANDFKSSIVDIPLLEAYPDPQDQGKLLALDYRQFSHELEDKIRNKFEAQNPNIKIHIVGFAKKVGDLIDGLVMVVLFFGVAFVITLILLLWFTNCLRSTIAVLSTTLVAVVWQLGLMHFFGFGLDPYSMLVPFLIFAIGISHGVQKINGIALQSSEADNALTAARRTFRQLFLPGMIAILADAVGFITLLIIDIGVIRELAIGASIGVAVIVFTNLILLPVAISYVGISKRAIAKSKKDANREHPFWRLLSNFASPKVAPISVALALIAFGGGLWYSQNLKIGDLDQGAPELRPDSRYNKDNNFIISNYSTSSDVLVVMVKTKAEGCSRYEAMAPIDQLMWKMQNTEGVQSAISLVTVSKQMIKGMNEGNLKWETLSRNPDVLNNSIARADGLYNNSCSLAPVLVFLNDHKAETLDRAVQAVQEFAKENNKDGLEFILAAGNAGIEAATNEVIKQAELTILILVYICVAVMCMITFRSWAATLCIVLPLVLTSVLGNALMAFMGIGVKVATLPVVALGVGIGVDYGIYIYSRLESFLRAGLPLQEAYYQTLKSTGKAVLFTGLCLAIGVCTWIFSAIKFQADMGLMLTFMLLWNMFGALWLLPALAKFLIKPEKLAGQKGNSLFAH
- a CDS encoding aldehyde dehydrogenase, giving the protein MTLARFQMCIGGDWVDALSGKTFESLNPASAQAWAELPDADEADVERAVQAAQTAFDSPAWRGLTATARGKLLRRLGDLIAENKEHLAQLESRDNGKLIRETRGQVSYLPEFFHYTAGLADKLEGGTLPLDKPDLFAYTVHEAMGVVAAIIPWNSPLYLTAIKLAPALAAGNTIVIKPSEHASATILELARLALEAGIPPGVVNVVTGYGPSTGAALTRHPLIRKIAFTGGAATARHVVRSSAENFAKLSLELGGKSPNIIFADADLDSAINGAIAGIYAASGQSCVSGSRLLVQDEIYDEFVNRLVERAQRIRIGNPQEDHSEMGPMATAQQLAVVEGLVADAIAEGARLRTGGKRPADLGEGWFYEPTLFECDRNSMKIMQEEVFGPVASVIRFKDEAEALAIANDSQFGLAAGIWTRDLGRAHRLARDVRSGIIWVNTYRAVSALAPIGGFKNSGYGRESGIDSVLAYTELKTVWINLSQAPMPDPFVMR
- a CDS encoding amino acid synthesis family protein, which produces MSFEIRKIVSYVEETFIEGGKATDKPVTMVGLAVVMKNPWVGNGFVEDLKPQIRANCSDLGAMMVERLVGIIGGAEKIEAYGKAAVVGADGEIEHASAVIHTLRFGNHYREAVKAKSYLSFTNKRGGPGTSIQIPMMHKDDEGLRSHYITLEMQIEDAPRADEIVVVLGCADGGRLHPRIGNRYIDLEELAAEKAQ
- a CDS encoding WD40/YVTN/BNR-like repeat-containing protein — protein: MSRCRPPALRNTALLVTALSLLGFATLSAPVIAAEAPADVVYATESAKAAKSLILDVVHAGARLVAVGDRGHIVYSDDQGKTWTQAKVPTRQLLTAVYFVDDKNGWAVGHDAQILASADGGLTWTKQFEDLARESPLLDVWFKDASSGFAVGAYGTLLETTDGGKHWEDVSDRLDNEDQFHLNAIASVKDAGLFIVGESGSMFRSADDGQTWEKLEGPYEGSLFGVIGTAQPQTLLAYGLRGNLYRSTDFGSNWEQVELKAARGALEFGLSGGTLLEDGSIVIVGNGGSVISSSDNGETFSVFNRPDRISLSSVTAAGNGNLILTGQGGLHITQPNGAETNNKKAGL
- a CDS encoding alpha/beta fold hydrolase, translated to MIRLTAELTPAGTSYLATGQGQPVVLIHGVGLNKEMWGGQIVGLASQYQVIAYDMLGHGASPRPASGTDLLGYADQLLELLEHLNLPQAAVIGFSMGGLVARAFALHYPERLQSLVVLNSVFNRSEEQRAGVIARTAQAAEHGPDANAEAALSRWFSREYQAANPAQIAALRQTLANNDPQGYLTTYELFATQDMYRADDLSSIQAPTLIATGELDPGSTPEMAEQLARRIPGAKVAVLPEQRHMMPVESPRLVNQMLLEFLQFAHARQNHIKGIVA